Genomic segment of Nostoc sp. TCL240-02:
GTACAAATGGGGAATGCTGCCAATTGTGCTTATAACGAGTCCCAATCTCTGCGGCTAAAAGGCGAACTTGATGTCAAAGTTTTCCAGTCTGCGGTGGAAAAGTTAGTACAACGTCATGAAGCACTACGGACAACTTTTAGCACGGATGGCAATACACTCTGCATTGTAGCTTCTCGGCAAATTGAAATCCCTATTATTGATCTTTCTAACCTGGAACCACAGGAAAAACAGGAAAAATTAGCTAGTATCTTGCTACAAGAGGTAGAGCAACCTTTTGATTTGGAACATGGCCCCCTATTTCGGGCAAAAATTGTCAAATTGCAGGCGCAGGAGCATCTAGCTACTTTGACAGCCCATCATATTATTTGTGATGGTTGGTCTTGGGCAGTGCTGATGCCAGATTTGGGTAAACTTTATTCTGGCTTGCAACAGGGTATTGTTCCTGAATTAGAAGAACCAGACAATTTAAGTGAATATGCGATTGTGCAGGAAGAAGAGGCGGATAGTCCAGAAGCGATCGCCACAGAAAAATATTGGTTGGAACAATTCGCTGACTCTGTACCTGTTGTAGATTTCCCCAGCGATCGCCCCCGTCCACCACTCAGAACCTTTAACGCTGCCCGTGAAGATTGGCATTTAAGCCCCGAATTAGTTGCCAACCTCAAACAACTAGGCACAAAACTCGGTTGTAGCTTTATGACTACTATCCTGGGAGGATTTGAGGTTTGGCTGCACCGTCTGACGGGGCAAAACGACTTGGTTGTTGGGATTCCAGCCGCCGGACAAGCTGCTTTGGGGCAATATAATCTCGTAGGGCACTGTGTAAACTTATTACCATTGCGTAGCCAGATTGATGGCGAAAAATCTTTCAGCGACTACTTGCGATCGCGGCGATCGGCTGTTTTAGATGCTTACGATCATCAACAATTTACCTTTGGTAGTCTGGTCAAAAAATTAGTTTTGGCACGGGATTCTAGCCGTATTCCCTTAGTTCCCATTACATTCAATATCGATCAGGGTTTAGATAGTGATAAACTCCCCTTCACTGGGTTGGAAGTAGAATTTTTCTCTAACCCCCGTTCCTTCGAGAATTTTGAACTGTTCATCAACGCCACAGAATTACATGGTCAGATGACCCTGGAATGTCAGTACAACACTAATTTATTTGACGCTGACACTATTCGCCACCGGATGGCAGAGTTTGAAACTTTGTTATTGGGTATAGTTGCTAACCCCAATCAAAGTATTGCTAAATTGCCAATTTTACCAGCAGTTGAGCAACAGTTATTAGCAACATGGAACCAGACACAAATAGACTATCCCCAACATAAATGCATTCATCAGTTATTTGAGGAGCAGGTAGAACGCACCCCTGATGCTGTGGCATTGGTATTTCAAGAACAACAACTCACTTATCGAGAGTTAGATATTCGCGCCAACCAATTAGCGCAATACCTGCAAACATTAGGAGTAGGTGCAGATGTTCTTGTGGGAATCTGCGTCGATCGCTCCTTAGAAATGGTAGTAGGTCTTTTAGGGATTCTGAAAGCAGGTGGAGCTTACATCCCCCTAGATACAGGGTATCCGCAAGAACGTTTGGCTTTCATGCTTGCAGACACCCAGATCAAATTACTGTTGACCCAAAAACAGCTAATTGACAAACTACCTGCTCACGCAGCAAATGTAATTTGTCTAGATACCGATTGGCATACTATCAACCAAGCAACGCCAGAGAATTTAATTAGTAATGTCAAGGCTGAAAACTTGGCTTATGTAATGTACACATCTGGTTCTACAGGTCAGCCCAAAGGTGTTAGTGTTATCCATCAAGGTGTAGTTAGATTAGTCAAAGAAACTAACTATGTAAGCCTCACTGCCAAAGAAGTATTTCTGCAAATTAGTCCGATCTCTTTTGATGCTTCAACTTTTG
This window contains:
- a CDS encoding non-ribosomal peptide synthetase; amino-acid sequence: MSLLPVDYQSSLTAVDFDPFADGELLLTAPATESQKEIWASVQMGNAANCAYNESQSLRLKGELDVKVFQSAVEKLVQRHEALRTTFSTDGNTLCIVASRQIEIPIIDLSNLEPQEKQEKLASILLQEVEQPFDLEHGPLFRAKIVKLQAQEHLATLTAHHIICDGWSWAVLMPDLGKLYSGLQQGIVPELEEPDNLSEYAIVQEEEADSPEAIATEKYWLEQFADSVPVVDFPSDRPRPPLRTFNAAREDWHLSPELVANLKQLGTKLGCSFMTTILGGFEVWLHRLTGQNDLVVGIPAAGQAALGQYNLVGHCVNLLPLRSQIDGEKSFSDYLRSRRSAVLDAYDHQQFTFGSLVKKLVLARDSSRIPLVPITFNIDQGLDSDKLPFTGLEVEFFSNPRSFENFELFINATELHGQMTLECQYNTNLFDADTIRHRMAEFETLLLGIVANPNQSIAKLPILPAVEQQLLATWNQTQIDYPQHKCIHQLFEEQVERTPDAVALVFQEQQLTYRELDIRANQLAQYLQTLGVGADVLVGICVDRSLEMVVGLLGILKAGGAYIPLDTGYPQERLAFMLADTQIKLLLTQKQLIDKLPAHAANVICLDTDWHTINQATPENLISNVKAENLAYVMYTSGSTGQPKGVSVIHQGVVRLVKETNYVSLTAKEVFLQISPISFDASTFEIWGCLLNGGKLIIFPPHTPSLDELGQFIQQYQVTTLWLTAGLFHLIVDEKIDALKPLRQLLAGGDVLSVTHVQKFINTVENCKLINGYGPTESTTFTCCYEITAPLKPGASIPIGRPIANTQVYILDSHLQPVPIGITGELYIGGDGLAREYFNRPDLTAERFIANPFSLNPQSRLYKSGDLARYLPDGKIEYLGRIDNQVKVSGFRIELGEIEIALLQYPAIKEAVVIVREDAPGEKVLAGYFVAENGQDNLQIISELRRFLKQQLPEYMVPKIFMALEALPLNANGKVDRRALPKPDSFRPELEANYVAPRTPIEQQIADIWTQVLNVRQVGIYDNFFELGGYSLLGIQVVSRLRQALQVEILMSNLFELPTVADLAERVETLRWATQGVQAADSETADDYEEGEL